The Nycticebus coucang isolate mNycCou1 chromosome 8, mNycCou1.pri, whole genome shotgun sequence genome has a window encoding:
- the SPTSSB gene encoding serine palmitoyltransferase small subunit B isoform X3, with amino-acid sequence MLPNREALSPSSPVPRAKESWPWRERAGSSRSSARSAGSRGVTSQFCPRQRRERRVADAGSVCQNWSFSNSPEGGAEHPTPGGPAVPRAEGSWRPPGRSRSARAHLSHQERRRPGDEETATKGGEVTCKAPFVKEQDLHPPGQIIVTCSHVNHSF; translated from the exons ATGCTCCCTAACCGAGAAGCTCTCTCCCCGAGCTCCCCGGTGCCCAGGGCGAAAGAGTCCTGGCCATGGCGCGAGCGAGCTGGGTCTTCAAGGTCCTCTGCGCGCTCAGCAGGCAGCCGCGGCGTCACATCTCAGTTCTGCCCTCGGCAGAGAAGAGAGCGCCGGGTTGCGGATGCAG GATCGGTCTGCCAGAACTGGAGTTTTAGCAATAGTCCAGAGGGCGGAGCCGAACACCCTACTCCGGGCGGCCCGGCGGTGCCCCGCGCAGAGGGAAGCTGGCGGCCGCCGGGGAGGAGCCGCAGCGCCAGGGCTCACCTAAGCCACCAGGAGAGACGCCGACCAGGAG ATGAAGAAACAGCAACCAAGGGAGGAGAAGTAACCTGCAAGGCCCCTTTTGTGAAGGAGCAAGACCTGCACCCTCCAGGGCAG
- the SPTSSB gene encoding serine palmitoyltransferase small subunit B isoform X4 — MLPNREALSPSSPVPRAKESWPWRERAGSSRSSARSAGSRGVTSQFCPRQRRERRVADAGSVCQNWSFSNSPEGGAEHPTPGGPAVPRAEGSWRPPGRSRSARAHLSHQERRRPGDEETATKGGEVTCKAPFVKEQDLHPPGQGKVSAA; from the exons ATGCTCCCTAACCGAGAAGCTCTCTCCCCGAGCTCCCCGGTGCCCAGGGCGAAAGAGTCCTGGCCATGGCGCGAGCGAGCTGGGTCTTCAAGGTCCTCTGCGCGCTCAGCAGGCAGCCGCGGCGTCACATCTCAGTTCTGCCCTCGGCAGAGAAGAGAGCGCCGGGTTGCGGATGCAG GATCGGTCTGCCAGAACTGGAGTTTTAGCAATAGTCCAGAGGGCGGAGCCGAACACCCTACTCCGGGCGGCCCGGCGGTGCCCCGCGCAGAGGGAAGCTGGCGGCCGCCGGGGAGGAGCCGCAGCGCCAGGGCTCACCTAAGCCACCAGGAGAGACGCCGACCAGGAG ATGAAGAAACAGCAACCAAGGGAGGAGAAGTAACCTGCAAGGCCCCTTTTGTGAAGGAGCAAGACCTGCACCCTCCAGGGCAG
- the SPTSSB gene encoding serine palmitoyltransferase small subunit B isoform X1, producing MLPNREALSPSSPVPRAKESWPWRERAGSSRSSARSAGSRGVTSQFCPRQRRERRVADAGSVCQNWSFSNSPEGGAEHPTPGGPAVPRAEGSWRPPGRSRSARAHLSHQERRRPGDEETATKGGEVTCKAPFVKEQDLHPPGQRWGLTMLPRLDLPS from the exons ATGCTCCCTAACCGAGAAGCTCTCTCCCCGAGCTCCCCGGTGCCCAGGGCGAAAGAGTCCTGGCCATGGCGCGAGCGAGCTGGGTCTTCAAGGTCCTCTGCGCGCTCAGCAGGCAGCCGCGGCGTCACATCTCAGTTCTGCCCTCGGCAGAGAAGAGAGCGCCGGGTTGCGGATGCAG GATCGGTCTGCCAGAACTGGAGTTTTAGCAATAGTCCAGAGGGCGGAGCCGAACACCCTACTCCGGGCGGCCCGGCGGTGCCCCGCGCAGAGGGAAGCTGGCGGCCGCCGGGGAGGAGCCGCAGCGCCAGGGCTCACCTAAGCCACCAGGAGAGACGCCGACCAGGAG ATGAAGAAACAGCAACCAAGGGAGGAGAAGTAACCTGCAAGGCCCCTTTTGTGAAGGAGCAAGACCTGCACCCTCCAGGGCAG agatggggtctcactatgttgcccaggctggacttgccatcctag
- the SPTSSB gene encoding serine palmitoyltransferase small subunit B isoform X5 yields the protein MARASWVFKVLCALSRQPRRHISVLPSAEKRAPGCGCRFAEKMLYRSRASGSVCQNWSFSNSPEGGAEHPTPGGPAVPRAEGSWRPPGRSRSARAHLSHQERRRPGDEETATKGGEVTCKAPFVKEQDLHPPGQRWGLTMLPRLDLPS from the exons ATGGCGCGAGCGAGCTGGGTCTTCAAGGTCCTCTGCGCGCTCAGCAGGCAGCCGCGGCGTCACATCTCAGTTCTGCCCTCGGCAGAGAAGAGAGCGCCGGGTTGCGGATGCAGGTTTGCTGAGAAGATGCTCTACCGCTCCCGCGCCTCCG GATCGGTCTGCCAGAACTGGAGTTTTAGCAATAGTCCAGAGGGCGGAGCCGAACACCCTACTCCGGGCGGCCCGGCGGTGCCCCGCGCAGAGGGAAGCTGGCGGCCGCCGGGGAGGAGCCGCAGCGCCAGGGCTCACCTAAGCCACCAGGAGAGACGCCGACCAGGAG ATGAAGAAACAGCAACCAAGGGAGGAGAAGTAACCTGCAAGGCCCCTTTTGTGAAGGAGCAAGACCTGCACCCTCCAGGGCAG agatggggtctcactatgttgcccaggctggacttgccatcctag
- the SPTSSB gene encoding serine palmitoyltransferase small subunit B isoform X2, which yields MLPNREALSPSSPVPRAKESWPWRERAGSSRSSARSAGSRGVTSQFCPRQRRERRVADAGSVCQNWSFSNSPEGGAEHPTPGGPAVPRAEGSWRPPGRSRSARAHLSHQERRRPGDEETATKGGEVTCKAPFVKEQDLHPPGQVLDLQVKNHWRGRR from the exons ATGCTCCCTAACCGAGAAGCTCTCTCCCCGAGCTCCCCGGTGCCCAGGGCGAAAGAGTCCTGGCCATGGCGCGAGCGAGCTGGGTCTTCAAGGTCCTCTGCGCGCTCAGCAGGCAGCCGCGGCGTCACATCTCAGTTCTGCCCTCGGCAGAGAAGAGAGCGCCGGGTTGCGGATGCAG GATCGGTCTGCCAGAACTGGAGTTTTAGCAATAGTCCAGAGGGCGGAGCCGAACACCCTACTCCGGGCGGCCCGGCGGTGCCCCGCGCAGAGGGAAGCTGGCGGCCGCCGGGGAGGAGCCGCAGCGCCAGGGCTCACCTAAGCCACCAGGAGAGACGCCGACCAGGAG ATGAAGAAACAGCAACCAAGGGAGGAGAAGTAACCTGCAAGGCCCCTTTTGTGAAGGAGCAAGACCTGCACCCTCCAGGGCAG GTCCTTGACCtccaggttaagaaccactggcgTGGAAGAAGGTGA